From a single Candidatus Hinthialibacter antarcticus genomic region:
- a CDS encoding P-loop NTPase fold protein: protein MTNEISLPNDALGHDEFAKSIINMISNLPSGSVISIQGPWGHGKTDTLKRIEKEINSSEHSQILTQTLWINPWQYGKTDLLTPLVIQISELLQDHYCPNV from the coding sequence ATGACAAATGAAATTAGTTTACCAAATGATGCCTTAGGTCATGATGAATTTGCAAAAAGCATCATCAATATGATTTCAAACCTGCCCTCTGGATCAGTTATATCTATTCAAGGCCCTTGGGGGCATGGAAAAACTGATACATTAAAGAGAATTGAGAAAGAAATAAATTCATCAGAGCATTCTCAAATTTTAACTCAAACACTTTGGATTAATCCATGGCAATACGGAAAGACAGATTTATTGACTCCACTTGTAATACAAATTTCAGAATTACTTCAAGATCACTACTGTCCCAACGTTTGA